A window of Lysobacter terrestris contains these coding sequences:
- a CDS encoding beta-ketoacyl synthase chain length factor codes for MSTLRATIDGIGFWAPGLPSWDAALRHVRDGTLVADAPARPSPQLLAPNERRRAPETVAVALDVALAACTAAGREPAALPSVFASAHGDMTITDYMCATLASEPRSISPTRFHNSVHNAAAGYWTIGAGAMQPATAISAGTATFAQGLIEALVQLAAGADAVLLVAYDGPSVGPVAQVSPSVGLLGAALVLSRHAREGAPVLSAELGAAVEAVADATAAGALARHAAGNAMAPMLPLFDALARADARGPGDGAILSAGPGRALTVRIHR; via the coding sequence ATGAGCACCCTGCGCGCCACCATCGACGGCATCGGTTTCTGGGCGCCGGGCCTGCCCTCGTGGGACGCGGCGCTGCGCCACGTCCGCGACGGCACGCTCGTCGCCGACGCGCCGGCCCGCCCGTCGCCGCAACTGCTCGCGCCGAACGAACGCCGCCGCGCGCCGGAAACCGTCGCGGTCGCACTCGACGTCGCGCTCGCCGCGTGCACCGCGGCCGGCCGCGAACCGGCGGCACTGCCCTCGGTCTTCGCCTCGGCGCACGGCGACATGACGATCACCGACTACATGTGCGCGACGCTCGCCAGCGAGCCGCGCAGCATCTCGCCGACCCGCTTCCACAACTCCGTGCACAACGCCGCTGCGGGCTACTGGACCATCGGCGCCGGCGCGATGCAGCCGGCGACGGCGATCAGCGCCGGTACCGCGACCTTCGCGCAGGGCCTGATCGAAGCGCTGGTGCAGCTCGCCGCGGGCGCCGATGCGGTGCTGCTGGTGGCCTACGACGGCCCCTCGGTCGGCCCGGTCGCGCAGGTCTCGCCCAGCGTGGGCCTGCTCGGTGCCGCGCTGGTGCTGTCGCGCCACGCGCGCGAGGGCGCGCCGGTGCTGAGCGCGGAACTGGGCGCGGCGGTCGAAGCGGTCGCCGACGCGACCGCAGCCGGTGCGCTCGCGCGCCACGCCGCCGGCAACGCGATGGCGCCGATGCTGCCGCTGTTCGATGCCCTCGCCCGCGCCGACGCGCGTGGCCCGGGCGACGGCGCGATACTGTCCGCCGGCCCCGGCCGTGCCCTCACCGTCAGGATCCACCGGTGA
- a CDS encoding beta-ketoacyl-[acyl-carrier-protein] synthase family protein, with protein MAPLAIRAYTATTALGRGRDAQLQALRERRGGLRRNDLPVLAPGQEPLACWIGRVDGLEELALPAGLAEWECRNNRLAWLALQHDGLRDALADAAARHGAERVAVVIGTSTASIGATEEGYARLDHGALPTDLQRPTVHTPHSPGAFVQAATGLRGPCVTVATACSSSAKVFAQASRLIDAGLCDAALVGGIDTLCGSVLFGFNSLQLVAADPCMPFDAARTGLSLGEAGGYALLERAGAADTLLLRGYGESSDAYHMSTPHPQGLGAQLAMRDALARAGIAPDAVDYLNLHGTATPSNDSVEALAVAALFPASLHASSTKGWTGHTLGAAGIVESVIALLALEHGELPGTLNSTAPDPACGPQIRFAAAQRPIRYAMNNSFGFGGNNCSLVFARA; from the coding sequence ATGGCGCCGCTGGCGATCCGCGCGTACACCGCCACCACCGCGCTCGGCCGCGGCCGCGACGCCCAGCTGCAGGCCCTGCGCGAACGCCGCGGCGGCCTGCGCCGCAACGACCTACCGGTGCTGGCGCCGGGGCAGGAACCGCTGGCGTGCTGGATCGGCCGCGTCGACGGCCTGGAGGAACTGGCCCTGCCGGCCGGGCTGGCCGAGTGGGAATGCCGCAACAACCGCCTGGCCTGGCTCGCACTGCAGCACGACGGCCTGCGCGACGCACTCGCCGACGCCGCCGCGCGGCACGGCGCCGAACGCGTCGCCGTGGTCATCGGCACCTCGACCGCCAGCATCGGCGCCACCGAAGAAGGCTACGCGCGCCTCGACCACGGCGCCCTGCCCACCGACCTGCAGCGCCCGACGGTGCACACCCCGCATTCGCCCGGCGCCTTCGTCCAGGCCGCCACCGGCCTGCGCGGCCCCTGCGTGACGGTGGCGACCGCGTGTTCGTCCAGCGCCAAGGTGTTCGCGCAGGCGTCGCGCCTGATCGACGCCGGTCTGTGCGACGCCGCGCTGGTCGGCGGCATCGACACGCTGTGCGGCAGCGTGCTGTTCGGCTTCAACTCGCTGCAGCTGGTCGCGGCCGATCCGTGCATGCCGTTCGATGCCGCGCGCACCGGCCTGTCGCTCGGCGAAGCCGGTGGCTACGCCCTGCTGGAACGCGCCGGTGCCGCCGATACGCTGCTGCTGCGCGGCTACGGCGAATCCAGCGACGCCTACCACATGTCCACGCCGCACCCGCAGGGGCTGGGCGCGCAACTGGCGATGCGCGACGCGCTCGCCCGCGCCGGCATCGCGCCGGATGCGGTCGACTACCTCAACCTGCACGGCACCGCGACGCCGTCGAACGATTCGGTCGAAGCACTCGCGGTGGCCGCGCTGTTCCCCGCTTCGCTGCACGCCAGCTCGACCAAGGGCTGGACCGGGCACACGCTGGGCGCGGCGGGCATCGTCGAATCGGTGATCGCACTGCTCGCGCTGGAACACGGCGAACTGCCCGGCACCCTCAACAGCACCGCGCCCGATCCGGCCTGCGGCCCGCAGATCCGCTTCGCGGCGGCGCAACGCCCGATCCGGTACGCGATGAACAATTCCTTCGGCTTCGGCGGCAACAACTGCTCGCTGGTGTTCGCGCGCGCATGA
- a CDS encoding YdcF family protein, with protein sequence MSSRIAHRFSLAIDRDVLRAGVVAFSACALSAGLVYVGYFVHVWRVARNAPCAPEQGDCVLLFGKNAPRGRIDRDFAARLDRTVSLWRQAPPRGLVLLGGGAIGERSEAEVARDGLYARGFARDIPLQMELQSRDTLQNLRNARDLLGARMRTRVTLLSNRYHLARCALFARQLGYDWELCAAEARLRLGPATLWRLAGEAAYVCWIDLGTRWARLTGNRRMLERVT encoded by the coding sequence ATGAGCAGCCGCATCGCCCACCGTTTCTCGCTCGCGATCGATCGCGACGTGCTGCGTGCGGGCGTGGTCGCGTTCTCGGCCTGCGCGCTGAGCGCGGGCCTGGTGTACGTGGGCTACTTCGTCCACGTCTGGCGCGTCGCCCGCAACGCGCCGTGCGCGCCCGAGCAGGGCGACTGCGTGCTGCTGTTCGGCAAGAACGCCCCGCGCGGCCGCATCGACCGCGACTTCGCCGCGCGCCTGGACCGCACCGTGTCGCTGTGGCGGCAGGCACCACCGCGCGGCCTGGTGCTGCTCGGCGGCGGCGCCATAGGCGAGCGCAGCGAGGCGGAAGTGGCGCGCGACGGCCTGTACGCCCGCGGCTTCGCCCGCGACATCCCGCTGCAAATGGAACTGCAGTCGCGCGACACCCTGCAGAACCTGCGCAACGCACGCGACCTGCTCGGCGCGCGCATGCGCACCCGGGTGACGCTGCTGAGCAACCGTTACCACCTGGCGCGGTGCGCGCTGTTCGCGCGCCAACTGGGCTACGACTGGGAACTGTGCGCCGCCGAGGCACGGCTGCGGCTGGGCCCGGCCACGCTGTGGCGGCTCGCCGGCGAAGCCGCGTACGTGTGCTGGATCGACCTGGGCACGCGCTGGGCGCGGCTGACCGGCAACCGGCGGATGCTGGAACGGGTGACGTAA
- a CDS encoding DUF885 domain-containing protein, with amino-acid sequence MTKPLVLAPLFLAMSLALAPTAVLAQQAPAAKAAPAKTAPAKPAPAWVARSNEYTQILILAQAPFQPEQVSFFGVPGFDDQVFDYGAEFGRRFREATTKAKADLVARSAKETDPNVKQDIAILLQAADDQIEASEVNERLTRPWLDAGQTVFQGIQSLLSDQTPADRRAKAVLRLQRYAGLVPGTTPLTTLARQRYEERNEKGLLQPTQIAVQQSLDNVKTYQQGIRDLFAKYKLDGEAAAALTALDQQLTDYAAWCKADVLPTSRTDYKLPTELYALSLKGYGIDIDPRVLIERAQLEFMETRNAMQQLAPLVAKAKGLKATDYVEVIRALKHPQLKDDAIEPYYRNTVMPELDRLIAANEVVSLPQRPMQMRLGTPAENAAQSAPHFLPAPLVGNTGQQGTFVLPLSNPNAGADGPYDDFNYPAGAWTLTAHEGRPGHELQFTAMVERGVSLARTLYAFNSVNVEGWALYAEAEMVPYEPLEGQLIALQFRLLRAARAMLDPMINLGLTDRDTVFRVLTDEVGFSKAMARQEVDRYSVNSPGQAGSYFYGYTRIMQLRAETEVALGDKFDRKAFNDFLLDQGLLPPALLAKAVREEFVPAQRAKK; translated from the coding sequence ATGACCAAGCCCCTCGTCCTCGCGCCGCTGTTCCTCGCCATGTCCCTGGCCCTGGCGCCGACCGCCGTGCTCGCGCAGCAGGCCCCGGCGGCGAAAGCCGCGCCGGCCAAGACGGCGCCGGCCAAGCCTGCACCGGCATGGGTCGCCAGGAGCAACGAATACACGCAGATCCTCATCCTCGCGCAGGCCCCGTTCCAGCCCGAGCAGGTCTCGTTCTTCGGCGTACCCGGCTTCGACGACCAGGTGTTCGACTACGGCGCGGAGTTCGGCCGGCGTTTCCGCGAGGCGACCACGAAGGCCAAGGCCGACCTCGTCGCCCGGTCGGCGAAGGAAACCGATCCCAACGTGAAGCAGGACATCGCGATCCTGCTGCAGGCGGCCGACGACCAGATCGAGGCCAGCGAGGTCAACGAACGCCTGACGCGGCCGTGGCTAGATGCCGGGCAGACCGTGTTCCAGGGCATCCAGTCGCTGCTGTCCGACCAGACCCCGGCCGACCGCCGCGCCAAGGCGGTGCTGCGCCTGCAGCGCTACGCCGGCCTGGTGCCGGGCACCACGCCGCTGACCACGCTCGCACGCCAGCGCTACGAGGAACGCAACGAGAAGGGCCTGCTGCAGCCGACGCAGATCGCGGTGCAGCAATCGCTCGACAACGTGAAGACCTACCAGCAGGGCATCCGCGACCTGTTCGCCAAGTACAAGCTCGATGGCGAAGCCGCCGCCGCGCTCACCGCGCTGGACCAGCAGCTCACCGACTACGCGGCGTGGTGCAAGGCGGACGTGCTGCCGACGTCGCGCACCGACTACAAGCTGCCGACGGAGCTGTACGCGCTGTCGCTGAAGGGCTACGGCATCGACATCGACCCGCGCGTGCTGATCGAACGCGCGCAGCTGGAGTTCATGGAGACCCGCAACGCCATGCAGCAGCTGGCGCCGCTGGTGGCCAAAGCCAAGGGCCTGAAGGCGACCGATTACGTCGAGGTGATCCGCGCGCTCAAGCACCCGCAGCTGAAGGACGACGCGATCGAACCGTACTACCGCAACACGGTGATGCCCGAACTCGACCGCCTGATCGCCGCGAACGAGGTGGTGTCGCTGCCGCAGCGACCGATGCAGATGCGCCTGGGCACGCCGGCCGAGAACGCCGCGCAGTCGGCGCCGCACTTCCTGCCCGCGCCGCTGGTCGGCAACACCGGCCAGCAGGGCACCTTCGTGCTGCCGCTGTCGAACCCGAACGCCGGCGCCGACGGCCCGTACGACGACTTCAACTACCCGGCCGGTGCGTGGACGCTGACCGCGCACGAAGGCCGCCCGGGCCACGAGCTGCAGTTCACCGCGATGGTCGAGCGCGGCGTGTCGCTGGCGCGCACGCTGTATGCGTTCAATTCGGTGAACGTGGAAGGCTGGGCGCTGTACGCGGAAGCCGAGATGGTTCCGTACGAACCGCTGGAGGGCCAACTGATCGCGCTGCAGTTCCGCCTGCTGCGCGCGGCGCGCGCGATGCTCGACCCGATGATCAACCTCGGCCTCACCGACCGCGACACCGTGTTCCGCGTGCTCACCGACGAGGTCGGCTTCTCCAAGGCGATGGCACGCCAGGAAGTGGACCGCTACTCGGTGAATTCGCCCGGCCAGGCCGGCAGCTACTTCTACGGCTACACGCGGATCATGCAGCTGCGCGCGGAGACCGAAGTCGCGCTCGGCGACAAGTTCGACCGCAAGGCGTTCAACGACTTCCTGCTCGACCAGGGCCTGCTGCCGCCGGCCTTGCTGGCCAAGGCGGTGCGCGAGGAATTCGTGCCGGCGCAGCGGGCGAAGAAGTAA
- a CDS encoding alpha-2-macroglobulin family protein, with product MHKAVRGALWAALVFSWAGMAWARPAVEARLAGAREVAIEFAQPMQNWDNAVRRDLVRTTPALPLACAWDSDTRLTCQAEQAFALATRYRLDLAAGLKTQTGKVLGAQVMHVETRRPEVRAWIARWERGHPAIELSSDMPVDAAALQAVLRLRLDGKGLALPPLRALPPRWAQDLRFGFDVPRVQSAGSLLQLQVQPGLRSSAGPLPGRQETTLLRARLNDPFALLGVSCEGADDGVREPVRNGAVVAVCAPGEAVTLVFSRPLNPASRAQVDAQVRAAAGQAYAPGVREVHWYAMASPFDEDGVDVAPGDGVDIGRFAPSRRFQLTLDGAIRSSDGAALPAVTVQVQLGDAQPHLLGRQRALVAAGAQPPSLVEAVNVGEMQLDVRGVGAQVRDETVQVRTPRQGSEPQPVASTVAAQTLAEGGWVRWTPLGKQGSRRADPRSWNTSDSATFAAPAFDLLAVTGRREVLAWANEWETDAPVAGAAIELLWLDPGALRPRVVATGTTQADGTVLLRLPDDLALPTVDADEYHAPDSGYALWLLRAATDAAATYSTPARRGAVLPMHDADPYSALGRTTPRHTWGVSDRPLYRAGDTVHYRLWQRQLDGTRLRAPRADGPVPLRLQNGDDDKIVLEWSATPAADGSIAGELLLPVHLTDATYCIGRDDGHHNTDGTCFFVGTYRAQDLWLEARSRGGVLRDGDRFVADARAGYFSGGPAAGAEITQAEVRLEPEPLGAAYPQYADFSFIGVYDDDTTDVALAGIGAYKRLDGDGALHVDVPVAFAGTPEQNARRPAFGLLTTGLEVSPEDREGTSAYEQATRYARYDRYVGLRTRPDWFGAEDPVRLEAVVITAQGKEVTAEVEVSIEYLPGYDRTQPGEPIAHCRLRTRQSTPCAFARERTGLYRLTARSGDAAPATLQRYVWWRGGGQFDPVDQPELAVQDGSPQRDRPARLLLRQDFARARALLVTSFGGSILAHRVEAIEGSTQELTLPMARDWRGRLTVHALVRESTPSRVEAGFRQPVRLRALDAYLPAAELATDAKPISLRFQSAQARPGQRARITLRNDSTQPRQVTLAVMDDALRAQAQRWLPYTDPAGATGFRESLLLRGEGGIDYTGFQGWDGDEWRWLLPWDQAGKDAYRYLRERAQPVAAMAPPPAPPAAGEATSLDRITVTGSRIKRSDLVESNEAKAPDASLRLEREASRHPARPSAAAIAVRSRFADTALWLPDIRLAPGESREVEVALPDNLTRWRAVAWSADDGDGFAMTEAALEAGLPVEARLQAPVRVYPGDTARVATSVRHVAATAATATTTLQVRGEGANANEGLDDTQTLALAPRGQASVAATLQPQVPGELRLVATARTPAGGDAVAGSIEVASPLISTRRLQAGWIGADALHLDLPAMPEHAHDPALRVSLLRGGAGLTSQWTQDLRDYPHRCWEQILSRAVGAALALERQDASWPDAADVVREALDNAAVFQLDDGGFVYFHGWGDQGPDASVTLTAYTLRAFALLRELGHPVPSRVEAQAREFLGEVLADAPSAPAKGEALDDDEYAGFAFAAAAQSPQDSAGLDRLWTQWKHLPLPLQVASTQAFARARHPAAARALKRVLAAAPARGPARSLRLSRRYDAWMSSDMREQCALVDLLRAYPQLADARVRRELLAGMNDLYAGGVASVDTQTAAYCLMALREPAGAAAAPASASFAIGTRAQALELAAGQDRADWNAGAPDGPQLQVAADAANTVPVSYVAELRWQEDARLAQESAIGLAITRRHEVLRDGAWKAVDGQTLHEGDWIRISLTVRTSAQREFVAVTDAVPGGLQPSDLALSGVGNTELKRIADAGSGYFGSRKLDARHPRFYAESLPPGEHAVRYFARVGNSGDYLAAPAEVELMYGQATHARTAATRLRIEAPAGR from the coding sequence ATGCACAAGGCAGTCAGGGGCGCGCTGTGGGCCGCGCTGGTGTTTTCGTGGGCCGGCATGGCCTGGGCACGCCCGGCGGTGGAAGCGCGCCTGGCCGGCGCGCGCGAAGTCGCCATCGAGTTCGCGCAGCCGATGCAGAACTGGGACAACGCGGTGCGCCGCGACCTGGTGCGCACGACGCCGGCGCTACCGCTGGCCTGCGCCTGGGACAGCGACACCCGCCTGACCTGCCAGGCGGAGCAGGCCTTCGCCCTGGCCACGCGCTACCGCCTCGACCTGGCCGCGGGCCTGAAGACCCAGACCGGCAAGGTGCTCGGCGCGCAGGTCATGCACGTGGAGACCCGGCGGCCGGAAGTGCGCGCGTGGATCGCGCGCTGGGAGCGCGGTCATCCCGCGATCGAACTCAGCAGCGACATGCCGGTCGATGCCGCCGCGCTGCAGGCGGTGCTGCGCCTGCGCCTGGACGGCAAGGGCCTCGCGCTGCCGCCGCTGCGCGCGTTGCCGCCGCGCTGGGCGCAGGACCTGCGTTTCGGCTTCGACGTGCCGCGCGTGCAGTCCGCGGGGAGCTTGCTGCAGTTGCAGGTGCAACCGGGCCTGCGCAGCAGCGCCGGCCCGCTGCCGGGGCGGCAGGAAACGACGCTGCTGCGCGCGCGCCTCAACGATCCCTTTGCCCTGCTCGGTGTGTCCTGCGAAGGCGCGGACGACGGCGTGCGCGAACCCGTGCGCAACGGCGCCGTCGTGGCGGTGTGCGCGCCCGGGGAGGCGGTCACCCTGGTGTTCTCGCGCCCGCTGAACCCGGCCTCACGTGCGCAGGTGGATGCGCAGGTGCGCGCAGCCGCGGGCCAGGCCTACGCGCCCGGGGTGCGCGAGGTGCACTGGTACGCGATGGCGTCGCCGTTCGATGAGGACGGCGTCGACGTCGCGCCCGGCGACGGTGTCGACATCGGCCGCTTCGCGCCCAGCCGCCGCTTCCAGCTGACGCTGGACGGCGCGATCCGCAGCAGCGACGGCGCCGCGTTGCCGGCGGTGACCGTGCAGGTGCAACTGGGCGACGCGCAACCGCACCTGTTGGGACGCCAGCGCGCGCTGGTGGCCGCCGGCGCGCAGCCGCCGTCGCTGGTCGAGGCGGTGAATGTCGGCGAGATGCAGCTCGACGTGCGCGGCGTCGGCGCGCAGGTGCGCGACGAAACGGTGCAGGTGCGTACGCCGCGGCAGGGCAGCGAGCCGCAGCCGGTGGCGTCGACCGTCGCGGCGCAGACGCTGGCCGAAGGCGGCTGGGTGCGCTGGACGCCGCTGGGCAAGCAGGGGTCGCGTCGCGCGGACCCGCGCAGCTGGAATACCAGTGATTCGGCCACGTTCGCCGCGCCCGCGTTCGACCTGCTCGCGGTGACCGGGCGCCGTGAAGTGCTGGCCTGGGCGAACGAGTGGGAAACCGACGCGCCGGTCGCCGGCGCCGCGATCGAACTGCTGTGGCTCGATCCGGGCGCACTGCGGCCGCGCGTGGTCGCCACCGGCACCACCCAGGCCGACGGCACCGTGCTGTTGCGCCTGCCCGACGACCTCGCACTGCCCACCGTCGATGCCGACGAGTACCACGCCCCCGACAGCGGCTACGCGCTGTGGTTGCTGCGCGCCGCCACCGACGCCGCTGCAACCTACTCCACCCCCGCGCGCCGCGGCGCGGTGCTGCCGATGCACGACGCCGATCCGTATTCGGCGCTGGGGCGCACGACGCCGCGCCACACCTGGGGCGTCTCCGACCGGCCGCTGTACCGCGCCGGCGACACCGTGCACTACCGGCTGTGGCAGCGCCAACTCGACGGCACGCGCCTGCGTGCGCCGCGCGCCGACGGCCCGGTGCCGCTGCGCCTGCAGAACGGCGACGACGACAAGATCGTGCTCGAGTGGTCGGCCACGCCCGCCGCCGACGGCAGCATCGCCGGCGAGCTGCTGCTGCCCGTGCACCTGACCGACGCCACCTACTGCATCGGTCGCGACGACGGCCACCACAACACCGACGGCACCTGCTTCTTCGTCGGCACCTACCGTGCGCAGGACCTGTGGCTGGAAGCGCGTTCGCGCGGCGGCGTGCTGCGCGATGGCGACCGCTTCGTCGCCGACGCGCGCGCCGGTTACTTCTCCGGCGGGCCGGCGGCCGGCGCGGAGATCACCCAGGCGGAGGTGCGGCTGGAACCGGAGCCGCTGGGCGCCGCCTACCCGCAGTACGCGGACTTCAGCTTCATCGGTGTCTATGACGACGACACCACGGACGTTGCACTCGCCGGTATCGGCGCCTACAAGCGGCTGGACGGCGACGGCGCGCTGCATGTCGATGTCCCCGTCGCGTTCGCCGGCACGCCGGAGCAGAACGCGCGGCGCCCCGCCTTCGGCCTGCTCACCACCGGGCTGGAGGTGTCGCCGGAGGATCGCGAGGGCACGTCCGCCTACGAGCAGGCGACCCGTTACGCGCGCTACGACCGCTACGTCGGCCTGCGCACGCGCCCGGACTGGTTCGGCGCCGAGGATCCGGTGCGCCTGGAAGCGGTGGTGATCACCGCGCAGGGCAAGGAAGTCACCGCGGAGGTCGAAGTCAGCATCGAATACCTGCCCGGCTACGACCGCACGCAGCCCGGCGAGCCGATCGCGCACTGCCGGCTGCGCACCCGCCAGTCCACGCCGTGCGCGTTCGCGCGCGAACGCACCGGCCTCTACCGCCTCACCGCGCGCAGCGGCGACGCCGCCCCGGCAACGCTGCAGCGTTACGTGTGGTGGCGAGGCGGCGGCCAGTTCGATCCGGTCGACCAGCCGGAACTCGCGGTGCAGGACGGATCGCCGCAACGCGATCGTCCGGCGCGCCTGCTGCTGCGGCAGGACTTCGCGCGCGCACGCGCGTTGCTGGTGACCTCGTTCGGTGGTTCGATCCTCGCCCACCGCGTCGAAGCGATCGAAGGCAGCACGCAGGAACTGACGCTGCCGATGGCGCGCGACTGGCGCGGCCGGCTCACGGTGCATGCGCTGGTGCGCGAGAGCACGCCGTCGCGCGTCGAGGCCGGCTTCCGCCAGCCGGTGCGGCTGCGCGCGCTCGACGCCTATCTGCCCGCGGCCGAGCTCGCGACCGACGCGAAGCCGATCAGCCTGCGTTTCCAGTCGGCGCAGGCGCGCCCGGGGCAACGCGCGCGCATCACCCTGCGCAACGACAGCACGCAGCCGCGCCAGGTGACGTTGGCGGTGATGGACGATGCCTTGCGCGCGCAGGCGCAGCGCTGGCTGCCGTACACCGATCCCGCCGGGGCGACCGGCTTCCGCGAATCGCTGCTGCTGCGCGGCGAGGGCGGCATCGACTACACCGGCTTCCAAGGCTGGGACGGCGACGAGTGGCGCTGGCTGCTGCCGTGGGACCAGGCCGGCAAGGACGCCTACAGATACCTGCGCGAGCGCGCGCAGCCGGTGGCCGCGATGGCGCCGCCGCCGGCACCGCCGGCCGCGGGCGAGGCCACTTCACTCGACCGCATTACCGTCACCGGCTCGCGCATCAAGCGCAGCGACCTTGTCGAGAGCAACGAAGCCAAGGCGCCGGATGCCTCGTTGCGGCTGGAGCGCGAGGCGTCGCGCCATCCCGCGCGGCCGTCCGCGGCCGCTATCGCCGTGCGCAGCCGCTTCGCCGACACCGCGCTGTGGCTGCCCGACATCCGCCTCGCCCCCGGCGAATCGCGCGAGGTCGAAGTGGCACTGCCCGACAACCTCACCCGCTGGCGCGCGGTGGCGTGGAGCGCCGACGACGGCGACGGATTCGCCATGACCGAAGCGGCGCTCGAAGCCGGCCTGCCGGTGGAAGCACGCCTGCAGGCGCCGGTGCGCGTGTATCCGGGCGATACCGCGCGCGTGGCCACCAGCGTGCGCCATGTCGCCGCGACGGCGGCGACCGCGACCACCACGCTGCAGGTGCGCGGCGAAGGCGCCAACGCGAACGAAGGGCTGGACGACACGCAGACGCTCGCGCTCGCGCCGCGCGGCCAGGCCAGCGTGGCCGCGACGCTGCAGCCGCAAGTGCCGGGCGAACTGCGCCTGGTCGCCACCGCGCGCACGCCGGCGGGCGGCGACGCGGTCGCCGGCAGCATCGAAGTGGCCTCGCCGCTGATCAGCACGCGCCGGCTGCAGGCGGGCTGGATCGGCGCGGACGCGCTGCACCTCGACCTGCCGGCGATGCCGGAACACGCCCACGATCCCGCGCTGCGCGTGTCGCTGCTGCGCGGCGGCGCCGGCCTCACTTCGCAATGGACGCAGGACCTGCGCGACTACCCGCATCGCTGCTGGGAGCAGATCCTCAGTCGCGCGGTGGGCGCGGCGCTGGCGCTGGAACGCCAGGACGCCAGCTGGCCCGACGCCGCGGACGTGGTGCGCGAGGCGCTGGACAACGCGGCGGTGTTCCAGCTCGACGACGGCGGCTTCGTGTATTTCCACGGTTGGGGCGACCAGGGCCCCGATGCCAGCGTGACCCTCACCGCGTACACCCTGCGCGCCTTCGCCCTGCTGCGCGAGCTCGGCCATCCGGTGCCGTCACGGGTCGAAGCGCAGGCACGCGAATTCCTCGGCGAGGTGCTCGCCGATGCGCCATCCGCACCGGCGAAGGGCGAGGCGCTGGACGACGACGAATACGCCGGGTTCGCGTTCGCGGCCGCGGCGCAATCGCCACAGGACAGCGCCGGCCTCGATCGCCTGTGGACGCAGTGGAAGCACTTGCCGCTGCCGTTGCAGGTGGCGAGTACGCAGGCATTCGCCCGCGCGCGGCATCCGGCGGCGGCGCGCGCGCTCAAGCGGGTGTTGGCCGCCGCGCCTGCGCGCGGTCCGGCACGTTCGTTGCGGCTGTCGCGCCGCTACGACGCGTGGATGAGCTCCGATATGCGCGAGCAGTGCGCGCTGGTCGACCTGCTGCGCGCATATCCTCAGCTGGCGGACGCGCGCGTGCGCCGCGAACTGCTCGCCGGCATGAACGACCTCTACGCCGGCGGCGTCGCCTCGGTCGACACGCAGACCGCCGCGTACTGCCTGATGGCCTTGCGCGAACCCGCCGGTGCCGCCGCCGCGCCGGCGTCGGCGAGCTTCGCCATCGGTACGCGCGCGCAGGCGCTCGAACTCGCCGCAGGCCAGGATCGCGCCGACTGGAATGCGGGCGCGCCGGACGGCCCGCAACTGCAGGTGGCCGCCGACGCCGCCAACACGGTGCCGGTCAGCTACGTCGCCGAGCTGCGCTGGCAGGAAGACGCGCGGCTGGCGCAGGAATCCGCGATCGGCCTGGCGATCACGCGCCGCCACGAGGTGCTGCGCGACGGTGCGTGGAAAGCGGTGGACGGGCAGACGCTGCACGAGGGCGACTGGATCCGCATCAGCCTCACCGTGCGCACCAGCGCCCAGCGCGAATTCGTGGCGGTGACCGATGCCGTGCCCGGCGGCCTGCAGCCCAGCGACCTGGCGCTGTCGGGCGTCGGCAACACCGAGCTCAAGCGCATCGCCGACGCAGGCAGCGGCTACTTCGGCAGCCGCAAGCTCGATGCGCGGCATCCGCGCTTCTATGCCGAATCGCTGCCGCCGGGCGAACACGCCGTGCGTTACTTCGCCCGCGTCGGCAACAGCGGCGACTACCTCGCCGCGCCGGCGGAAGTGGAGCTGATGTACGGCCAGGCCACCCATGCGCGCACCGCGGCGACGCGGCTGCGGATCGAGGCGCCGGCCGGGCGTTGA